The genomic stretch ACCTCGCCGGCGAGGTCGGCCAGAATTTCTGGATGTAGCGCGGCGCGGTCGTATTGCTCCGAGGGATCCTCATCCAGATTAAACAGCATCGGCGGGTTGTGCTCCATCCGCTGGTCGTCGGCCTCGTATTCCCACCGGGTGATGTAGTGCGCTTTCCAGGAGCCTTTTCGGACGGCCTGGAGGGTTGTCCCCCGGTAGAAGAAATAGGTGTCGCGGATCTCTCGGTCGGTATCCCCCCGAAGGATCGGCAGGAGGCTGCGCCCGTCGATGACGCGGTCGGCCGGCACGTCACGACCGGCTAGTTCGAGCGCCGTGGTGAAATAATCCATCGTGGACGTCAACGCGGTGCTGACCTGCCCGGGCGCGATGGTGCCGGGCCACCAGGCCAGCGAAGGTTCGCGCATCCCGCCTTCCCACGTCATCCCCTTTCCGCCGCGCAACAACCCGGCCGAGCCGCCGTGGGTATCGAAAACCAGCCAGGGGCCGTTGTCGCTGGTGAAAAACACGAGGGTGTTTTCAGCGAGGCCTTCCTGACGGAGAGTATTCAGCACCTGCCCCACGCTCCAGTCGAGTTCCTCGATCACGTCGCCGTACAGGCCGCGCCGGCTGGCGCCGGCGAACGCGTCGGAGGTAAACAGCGGGACGTGTGGCATGCTGTGGGCGAGGTAGACGAAGAAGGGTCCGTCCCGATGCTCCTGGATAAACTGGATCGCCTCTTCCGTATAGCGCCGGGTGATTGTCGTCTGGTCGGCCGGTTGTTCGATGATCTCCTCGTCGCGCATGAGCGGGACGTTCCAGTATTCGCTTTTCGGCTCCCAGAACGGGTCCTGCCATTCGCCGCCCACGACGCGGTCCATGTCGTTCGAGTAGGGGATGCCGAAGTAGTAGTCGAAGCCGTTCGCCGTGGGCAGATAGGCCGGCAGGTGCCCGAGGTGCCACTTGCCGATGGCGGCCGTCGCATAGCCGCTTTCTTTCAGCGCCTCGGCGAGGGTGATCTCTTCGGCGGGCAGGCCGAGCTTCGAGTCCGGAAAGAGGACGCGCCGTGTTTCACCCGCCATCCCGCTGCGAACGGGCAGGCGCCCGGTGAGCAGGCCGGCGCGGCTGGGGGTGCATACCGAGGCGGCCGCGTAGAACTGGGTGAACTTCATCCCCTCGGCCGCCATCCGGTCGAGGTTGGGCGTGTGAATCGTCGGGTGGCCGTATACGCCGAGATCGCCGTAGCCGAGGTCGTCGGCGAAAATGATGACGATATTGGGGGGGCCGGCGGGGGAGGTGCAGCCGGCGAGGAGTGCCGGCAGAACGACATATGTGAACAGGCCCAGGGCGAGGAGAAGACGAGACATGGTGGTGCAGCCGAATTAATGGGAGGACAATTAGGAGTATAGGATTTCAGAAGTACAAAGTCAGGGTGTTGAAATCGTTACTACGAAGTCCAATACGACAAGCTCGGCCGGCCGGACCACCGCAACCAGGACCGACACCCGGAGCCTCTCCTCCAGAAGATCCTGCGCCGTCATGGTCTCTCCAAGCCCCTGTGTAGATACCGGCCAGCGCTGCAGCCGGCGACGGGAGATCGAGCGTACTCCGGGCGGTAGCGAGCAACTGGCTAAACAGGGGGCTAATCGCGAGGAGGGACTGGTTGATTTCGTTCTTTTTCGCCACCGTACACGTACTCGAAAAACCGGGCAGGGAAGCGAAACCCCAACTAATTGAGTCATCCCGAGCCTGTCGAGGGACCCCCCGGACGATCGAGAGGTCCCTCGACAGGCTCGGGATGACATCTTATGCAGAGACGCCCCGGTGGGGCGTCTCAGCAAGGTTTCCGATTTTCGAAAAGCTTTCTGGAAAATCGTCGCCGCCAGGAGACGCCCCACCGGGGCGTCTCTACGACCCTTATTTTGAGGCCGCGATCACGTCGGACACGGTTTGTCATACCCGATAAGAAAGCCCTGCGAAGCTGGGCTCTCGGTCTCGGGATGACTTCGGATAAGGGTATGAAACCACCCTTCAATACGTCTGCTATGGCGCTTTTGCGCAGAATGACGTTTCAGAAGACCCCTCGCGAGGCTCAGCGTGACATGCGTGATTGAGAAATCACTACTGAGCAGCCAGGAAATGGGTCTCAGCATGACGGGAAAACGCTCTTTGTAAAACGAAAACGGCCCCAGCGCCGGCGTTGTCACCGGCGGCTGAGGCCGTCTCGATCCGGAAGTATGTCCGTGCCGGCGATTATGCCACGTCGAACCGGTCCAGATTCA from Rhodothermales bacterium encodes the following:
- a CDS encoding sulfatase, with amino-acid sequence MSRLLLALGLFTYVVLPALLAGCTSPAGPPNIVIIFADDLGYGDLGVYGHPTIHTPNLDRMAAEGMKFTQFYAAASVCTPSRAGLLTGRLPVRSGMAGETRRVLFPDSKLGLPAEEITLAEALKESGYATAAIGKWHLGHLPAYLPTANGFDYYFGIPYSNDMDRVVGGEWQDPFWEPKSEYWNVPLMRDEEIIEQPADQTTITRRYTEEAIQFIQEHRDGPFFVYLAHSMPHVPLFTSDAFAGASRRGLYGDVIEELDWSVGQVLNTLRQEGLAENTLVFFTSDNGPWLVFDTHGGSAGLLRGGKGMTWEGGMREPSLAWWPGTIAPGQVSTALTSTMDYFTTALELAGRDVPADRVIDGRSLLPILRGDTDREIRDTYFFYRGTTLQAVRKGSWKAHYITRWEYEADDQRMEHNPPMLFNLDEDPSEQYDRAALHPEILADLAGEV